TTTCTTTCAAAAAGGCATGGATCAAATCTACATTTTCCTTTCGTTCATGGTCAAAAATTACCTGAGCAAAAGGAGAAAGCCAAGCTTTTTCAAAAATTACTTTGTCATTAGTGGTCAAAATGCCCATTTCAATAAGTTCACTTTTTACTATCTCAATAAAATCTTCAGGATTTTTATTAAGGGGTTTGTACTTATCAGAAAAATAGATTTCAACCTGTATAGAACCAGCATCTTCAGGTGCTGTTTTTGGTCCAAACATATGAGGGAAACTTATCCTAGTCGAGAATAAATTTTCATCATACACGTATCTCCAATGACTCTCACTTAAGTCTCTTCTATTAATGCCTAAGTTTACTAATACACATTTTGTAAAGGCAAGTTTTTTTCCAGCTTTTTTGATGTTTTCGGGAGCATCTTGAATAAGTTCAACAATTTTGCTCAACGGAAGTGAAGAGAAACAGTATTTGTAATTTTTTTGAAGCCCGTTGTTAAAAGTGAGGCATTTATTTTTTAAATCAATTTTTGTCAATTCATGATTAAGATTGATTTTAGCCACATCATGGATTCCTTTCATAAATGTTACAAATCCACCTTTGTTAGGATACCTAAACTCTTTTATGTAATGTACGTCCTGAGTTCTTGGAGATAACATCCCAAATATTACCTCAGAAAGTTGAGGCTTGTAAATCCTCGGTCCCAACCAATCTGTGGTTAAATTTTTTGCTTCCGTTGTGTGGAACTTCCTGGTGTATTTCATTGGGAAATTTTCTGAAAATGTTTTCCCAAAAGAAGCATACAACCAATCCTGATAATTTTCTATATGTGGATTGTCATTGTAATTGGCTTCGATCATTTCCAACAAAATCTGGGTATTTAGGTCTGGAGGAAGTTCACTTAAATTAATCTGAGCAGGGTGTTTTATCCATTTACCATTCCAGTAATTGACCGGATTTGCACTGAATTCATGAAAATCATTATCCGCGTTATCTGCAAAAATTTGTTTGACTTGATCATTTTTTGAAAATGAAATATGAGGTCCATCATCAAAGATCCATTTATTTTCAAAAGTGAAGGAGGCACAGTGACCACCTATGTAATTGTTTTTTTCAAAAACAAAGGTATTAATATCGGCTTTTTTAAATTCATTTGCAGCCCCATAACCAGCCATACCTGCTCCCAAAACAATAATGTCTTCCATATTAATATTAAGTTAATTGAATGTTTTCTTTAAATGAAAGTTCTTTTTTCCACCACTCTACAGTTTGCTCCAGTCCTTCTCTTAAATCAATTCTTTCTTCCAATGGTATTAGCTTTTCAATATTGGAAGAATCTCCAAACAAAACTTTGTTGCTTACTGTCTCTGGACTTTCAATTTTCAATAAATCCGGTCTGCCGATTATTTCGGCAACCATTTTTCCTAGATGTTCTAATTTAATAGGTATACCTGAACAAATATTTATAGGGCCTTGCACATCATTGAAAATAATTTTTGAAAGGTATTTGGCAGCACTTTTCGCATACAAATAGTCTCTGAAAATCATACCGTTTTTTATGGTCGCCTCCTGTCCTTTAAGTAAAGAAACAATAATATGGGGAATAAGTCTATCTGGATTTTCATGAGCTCCAAATAAAAAAAACAACCTGGGCCAAACAAATTCAAGACCAAAATGTCTGCAGTAGGCTTCCATGTATTCTCTTAAGCTGTTTTTACATGAACTGTACAAAGATTTACTTCTGGTAGGAGTAATATTTTCTTTACAATAGCCCGTATCCCAGTTGTACTCAAAACATGATCCGACTGAAATCACCCTCTTACCCCCAAAATTCCTGAATCCTTCTAAAAGATTTATACTTGCTTTTAGCCAATCAAAATTTTCAGGCATATTGACATTGCTTGGAGAAATTGACCACGCTAAGTGAATTAAATGCGTAGCTTGAATTTTCTCTAAATGGTGATTTATACTGTTATGATCCAATACATCACATTCTATATTTTGAATATTTGAAGCTGCTGGATTCGACTGCTTTCTTCTGTTCATTAGGAAAAACTCTGCGTCCATTTCTGATAGAATTGGAAGTAAGTTTTTTCCTATAAAACCGGTCCCACCTGTTACAATAACTTTTCTCATTAGGAATAAAATAGAGTTTGAAGAATTCTCACCAGATTTTCCATGGTGCGTTTCCACTTGACCAAATTTCCTCTAAATAATTTTTATCTCGTAATGTGTCCATTGGTTGCCAGAATCCATTATGCTTGTATGCTGATAGTTTTCCTTCATGCGCAATTTTTTCTAATGGCTC
This Cecembia calidifontis DNA region includes the following protein-coding sequences:
- a CDS encoding NAD-dependent epimerase/dehydratase family protein: MRKVIVTGGTGFIGKNLLPILSEMDAEFFLMNRRKQSNPAASNIQNIECDVLDHNSINHHLEKIQATHLIHLAWSISPSNVNMPENFDWLKASINLLEGFRNFGGKRVISVGSCFEYNWDTGYCKENITPTRSKSLYSSCKNSLREYMEAYCRHFGLEFVWPRLFFLFGAHENPDRLIPHIIVSLLKGQEATIKNGMIFRDYLYAKSAAKYLSKIIFNDVQGPINICSGIPIKLEHLGKMVAEIIGRPDLLKIESPETVSNKVLFGDSSNIEKLIPLEERIDLREGLEQTVEWWKKELSFKENIQLT
- a CDS encoding protoporphyrinogen/coproporphyrinogen oxidase, coding for MEDIIVLGAGMAGYGAANEFKKADINTFVFEKNNYIGGHCASFTFENKWIFDDGPHISFSKNDQVKQIFADNADNDFHEFSANPVNYWNGKWIKHPAQINLSELPPDLNTQILLEMIEANYNDNPHIENYQDWLYASFGKTFSENFPMKYTRKFHTTEAKNLTTDWLGPRIYKPQLSEVIFGMLSPRTQDVHYIKEFRYPNKGGFVTFMKGIHDVAKINLNHELTKIDLKNKCLTFNNGLQKNYKYCFSSLPLSKIVELIQDAPENIKKAGKKLAFTKCVLVNLGINRRDLSESHWRYVYDENLFSTRISFPHMFGPKTAPEDAGSIQVEIYFSDKYKPLNKNPEDFIEIVKSELIEMGILTTNDKVIFEKAWLSPFAQVIFDHERKENVDLIHAFLKENNIYCGGRFANWDYSWSDESFLSGEKAANEIINKLR